Proteins encoded together in one Caldicellulosiruptor saccharolyticus DSM 8903 window:
- the flhF gene encoding flagellar biosynthesis protein FlhF, giving the protein MKIKRYLAHDMQEALIRIKADLGKDAVILSTKKVRQKGLFGFFKKPLIEVTAACEEEKVIRREEEMPKPENLTLSLQLSQIKELEKKIDSLEKTIKEVIKDTNIIPEVKEVSKKNFLDVMRENLKKNGVEEEIVEGLLAKVNWDGSINNMVNNMYKEIKNILGTPVTLSLDSKQPQVVFFVGPTGVGKTTTIAKIAAKLMFEEGKKVGFITADTYRIAAVEQLKTYAEIMNIKTKVWYEVDEYDQIIKSFDDSDVVLVDTAGRSHKNQEHMDELRAFVEKASPDEVFLLLSATTQPSVFKEIVNTYSFIDNYKVIITKVDEVSTYGNILNIKHYTQKPIAYVTTGQNVPDDIQQFNPEHFAKLIIGSKVL; this is encoded by the coding sequence ATGAAGATAAAAAGGTATTTGGCCCATGATATGCAGGAAGCTCTAATTAGGATAAAGGCAGATTTGGGCAAGGATGCTGTGATTCTTTCTACCAAAAAGGTTAGGCAAAAGGGGCTATTTGGCTTTTTTAAAAAACCACTTATAGAAGTGACAGCTGCGTGCGAAGAGGAAAAGGTTATAAGAAGAGAAGAAGAGATGCCAAAGCCTGAGAATTTGACTTTGAGTCTTCAACTTAGTCAAATTAAAGAGCTTGAAAAAAAGATAGACTCTTTAGAAAAGACCATAAAAGAGGTGATAAAGGATACAAATATAATACCTGAAGTGAAAGAGGTCTCTAAAAAGAACTTTTTAGATGTCATGCGTGAAAACCTGAAGAAAAACGGTGTAGAAGAGGAGATTGTAGAAGGACTTTTGGCAAAAGTCAACTGGGACGGGTCTATAAACAATATGGTAAATAATATGTACAAAGAGATAAAAAACATCCTTGGTACACCAGTTACTTTAAGTCTTGACTCGAAGCAGCCTCAGGTTGTGTTCTTTGTGGGGCCAACTGGTGTTGGCAAGACAACCACAATTGCCAAAATTGCTGCAAAGCTAATGTTTGAAGAAGGCAAAAAAGTGGGTTTTATCACGGCCGACACATATAGAATTGCTGCTGTTGAGCAACTAAAGACATATGCTGAGATTATGAACATAAAGACAAAGGTGTGGTACGAGGTAGATGAATATGACCAGATTATAAAGAGTTTTGACGACTCTGACGTGGTACTTGTAGACACAGCAGGAAGGAGTCATAAAAACCAAGAGCATATGGATGAGCTCAGGGCATTTGTAGAAAAAGCGAGTCCTGATGAGGTATTTTTGCTTTTAAGTGCTACTACTCAACCGAGTGTATTTAAAGAAATTGTAAATACTTATTCGTTTATTGACAATTACAAGGTTATAATAACCAAAGTTGATGAAGTGTCAACTTATGGAAATATTTTAAATATTAAGCATTACACACAAAAACCAATTGCCTATGTCACAACTGGGCAAAATGTTCCAGATGACATACAACAGTTCAATCCAGAGCATTTTGCAAAACTCATAATAGGGAGTAAGGTTTTATGA
- a CDS encoding response regulator, which yields MSKRILIVDDAAFMRMMLKDIITKNGYEVAGEAENGLKAVELYKELKPDLVMMDITMPEMDGIQAVREIKKIDPQAKIIMCSAMGQQAMVIESIQAGARDFIVKPFQAERIVEAIKKVLG from the coding sequence ATGTCGAAAAGGATTTTGATAGTTGATGATGCAGCATTTATGAGAATGATGCTCAAAGACATTATAACAAAGAATGGATATGAAGTAGCAGGCGAGGCTGAGAACGGACTTAAGGCTGTGGAATTGTACAAAGAACTAAAACCAGATTTGGTGATGATGGACATTACAATGCCAGAAATGGACGGGATACAAGCAGTAAGGGAGATAAAAAAGATTGACCCACAGGCAAAGATTATAATGTGCTCTGCTATGGGTCAGCAAGCAATGGTTATAGAATCTATTCAAGCGGGTGCGCGTGACTTTATTGTAAAACCATTCCAGGCAGAAAGAATTGTTGAGGCTATCAAGAAGGTGCTAGGCTGA
- a CDS encoding MinD/ParA family protein, protein MRDQAQGLRNLVKKSNIFDRQSEKFNDITSKVITITSGKGGVGKTNLTVNLAIALKKLGINVLIIDADLGLSNVEVLLGTSPKYTVKDVLEGKKEIMSIVEEGPFGVKFISGGSGMVDLANLDEEKLFRLIESAETINKYFDIVLIDTGAGISKNVMEFVMMSDEVIVITTPEPTSITDAYAIIKAIITRNFNHKINILVNRVQNNKEADEIFYRLSGVIKRFLQREVEYIGYIEENGIVSKSVIKQVPFMISYEKSSVSKQVEDIAKKLVQNKDVSEKDMPKGFTRFIESIIKKFKEQ, encoded by the coding sequence ATGAGAGACCAGGCTCAAGGTTTGAGGAATCTTGTCAAAAAGTCAAATATTTTTGACAGACAGAGCGAAAAGTTTAATGACATTACTTCAAAAGTTATCACAATTACAAGTGGAAAGGGTGGAGTTGGAAAGACAAACCTGACTGTAAATTTAGCTATTGCACTCAAGAAACTGGGCATTAATGTATTAATAATAGATGCTGATTTGGGACTTTCAAATGTTGAGGTACTTCTTGGTACATCGCCAAAGTACACTGTAAAGGATGTATTAGAAGGCAAAAAAGAGATAATGTCAATAGTTGAAGAAGGACCGTTTGGAGTAAAGTTCATCTCTGGTGGCTCTGGTATGGTTGACCTTGCAAACTTGGATGAGGAGAAACTTTTTAGACTTATAGAGAGTGCAGAAACTATTAATAAGTACTTTGATATTGTGCTGATTGACACTGGTGCTGGTATATCCAAAAATGTAATGGAATTTGTAATGATGTCAGATGAGGTAATTGTAATCACAACGCCTGAACCAACCTCAATCACTGATGCATATGCAATAATCAAGGCTATAATTACAAGAAATTTTAATCATAAGATAAACATTTTAGTGAACAGGGTACAAAATAACAAAGAAGCTGACGAAATTTTTTACAGACTAAGTGGAGTTATAAAAAGGTTTTTGCAAAGAGAAGTAGAATATATAGGTTATATAGAGGAAAATGGAATTGTCTCAAAATCTGTTATCAAACAGGTGCCGTTTATGATATCATATGAAAAGAGTAGTGTTTCAAAACAGGTTGAAGACATTGCAAAAAAGCTTGTCCAAAATAAAGATGTCTCAGAAAAAGATATGCCAAAAGGTTTTACAAGGTTCATAGAAAGTATCATCAAAAAGTTTAAAGAGCAATAA
- the flhB gene encoding flagellar biosynthesis protein FlhB yields the protein MRLVFNIQLFADTATKTEKATPRKRQEARKRGMVAKSREVTSAFALLISVLFLKFGYSLFVHPLQSYGKYFFGNLNYNIEDIADASRLFSAIITITLKLVLPFCIVIMFMTALVEWAQSGFLITSESLKVSFQKINPIEGFKRIFSINSVVELIKSILKILIIGYTGYLSTKTFAGKLLEMYDMSLISIVKFSFDSTINLILWMSIMFFGIAVIDFIFQRQQYEKKLMMTKEEVKEEFKQTEGNPQIKSRIRERQRRISLQRMFQQLPKADVVITNPTHYAVALLYEPEKFDAPRVIAKGKDYIAQKIKEEAKKYKIEIVENKELAQSLYNMCEVGDFIPPELYHAVAEVLAYVYSLKNYQKVNMR from the coding sequence GTGAGGTTAGTATTTAATATTCAGCTGTTTGCAGACACTGCTACCAAGACAGAAAAGGCAACTCCTCGTAAAAGACAAGAAGCGAGAAAGCGTGGAATGGTAGCAAAGAGCAGAGAAGTTACCTCTGCTTTTGCTTTACTTATAAGTGTACTTTTTTTGAAATTTGGATATTCTCTATTTGTCCATCCTTTGCAGAGCTATGGCAAATACTTTTTTGGCAATTTGAATTATAATATTGAAGACATAGCTGATGCAAGTAGACTATTTTCAGCGATAATTACCATTACATTGAAATTGGTTCTTCCTTTTTGTATTGTCATAATGTTTATGACAGCTTTGGTTGAGTGGGCACAAAGTGGATTTTTAATTACGTCTGAGTCTTTGAAAGTAAGCTTTCAAAAGATAAATCCAATTGAGGGGTTTAAAAGGATATTTTCAATTAACTCAGTGGTTGAGCTAATAAAGTCAATCCTTAAGATACTCATAATAGGCTACACAGGTTATTTATCTACAAAGACATTTGCAGGAAAACTACTTGAAATGTATGATATGAGCTTAATTTCAATAGTGAAGTTTTCTTTTGATTCAACAATAAATCTCATCTTGTGGATGTCGATTATGTTCTTTGGTATTGCAGTTATTGATTTCATTTTCCAAAGACAGCAATATGAGAAAAAACTCATGATGACTAAGGAAGAGGTCAAGGAAGAGTTTAAGCAAACTGAGGGAAATCCCCAGATAAAGTCAAGAATAAGGGAGAGACAAAGGAGAATTTCTCTTCAGAGGATGTTCCAGCAGCTTCCCAAAGCAGATGTTGTTATAACAAATCCTACACACTATGCAGTAGCACTCTTGTATGAACCAGAAAAGTTTGATGCACCACGGGTTATTGCAAAAGGTAAGGATTACATAGCCCAAAAGATTAAAGAGGAGGCTAAAAAGTACAAGATTGAGATAGTGGAAAACAAAGAACTTGCACAAAGCCTTTATAATATGTGTGAAGTTGGTGATTTTATTCCGCCTGAGCTTTATCATGCGGTGGCAGAAGTATTAGCATATGTTTACAGTTTAAAGAACTATCAGAAGGTGAATATGAGATGA
- a CDS encoding flagellar biosynthetic protein FliO, protein MELVLRIIVSLFAISVLIYLTYFVLKIFSKKTLFKKGEFIRIVDILPLSSDSMLILIKVGQKYILLGKTQRSITFLKEFEKSEFPEAEEVSEEASFKKIFNSKFESSFGLKDKVLSLYNVIKDKDDEDKR, encoded by the coding sequence ATGGAACTGGTTTTGAGAATAATTGTTTCTTTGTTTGCAATTAGTGTATTGATATATCTTACTTACTTTGTTCTGAAGATTTTTAGCAAAAAGACACTATTTAAGAAAGGGGAGTTTATAAGAATAGTTGATATACTTCCCCTTTCTTCTGATAGTATGCTTATATTAATAAAAGTTGGGCAAAAGTACATACTTCTTGGTAAGACCCAAAGGAGCATCACATTTTTAAAAGAATTTGAAAAGTCAGAATTTCCTGAGGCAGAAGAAGTTTCTGAGGAAGCAAGTTTTAAAAAAATCTTTAATTCGAAGTTTGAGTCTTCGTTTGGACTAAAAGACAAAGTTTTAAGTCTTTACAATGTGATAAAAGATAAGGACGATGAAGATAAAAGATGA
- the fliP gene encoding flagellar type III secretion system pore protein FliP (The bacterial flagellar biogenesis protein FliP forms a type III secretion system (T3SS)-type pore required for flagellar assembly.), translating to MKKRLLNILSTGFIILIITFFKNEIAAASASFSLNLGDMNNPRDVSSAIQLIIFLTILTLAPSILIMMTSFTRILIVLGFVRNALGTQQMPPNQILIGLALFLTFFIMAPVGERIYTQSYLPYIKGQITSQEALKRAEAPIKEFMLKNTRKKDLDLFIKLSNTNPTTNVRNLPLRVVIPAFIISELKSAFEMGFIIYVPFLIIDMVVASILMSMGMLMIPPVMISLPFKILLFILVDGWGLVVESLIKSFK from the coding sequence ATGAAAAAGAGGCTTCTTAATATTTTATCGACAGGTTTTATTATTTTGATAATAACTTTTTTCAAAAATGAGATAGCAGCTGCTTCAGCAAGCTTCAGTCTCAATTTAGGCGATATGAACAATCCAAGAGATGTGTCTTCAGCCATACAACTTATAATATTCCTCACAATACTCACTTTAGCACCTTCAATTCTCATTATGATGACATCGTTTACCAGGATATTGATTGTGCTGGGATTTGTAAGAAATGCGTTAGGAACTCAGCAAATGCCACCAAACCAGATTTTAATTGGTCTTGCACTATTTTTGACATTCTTTATAATGGCGCCTGTAGGAGAGAGGATTTATACACAGAGTTATCTGCCATACATAAAGGGTCAGATTACGTCCCAAGAAGCGCTAAAAAGGGCAGAGGCACCAATTAAAGAGTTCATGCTCAAAAATACGCGAAAAAAAGATTTAGATCTTTTTATAAAGCTCAGCAATACAAATCCAACTACAAACGTTAGGAATTTACCTTTAAGAGTTGTAATTCCGGCCTTTATTATAAGTGAGCTCAAAAGTGCATTTGAAATGGGGTTTATAATTTATGTGCCATTTTTGATTATTGACATGGTTGTTGCAAGTATTTTGATGTCTATGGGAATGCTCATGATTCCTCCTGTTATGATTTCTCTGCCGTTCAAGATTTTGCTTTTTATACTCGTTGATGGTTGGGGACTTGTTGTTGAGTCACTTATTAAAAGTTTCAAATAA
- a CDS encoding flagellar brake protein, translated as MRKIFKVGDKIEIVRIDRRTWEEKGVQYVSKIADIKDEYFYVFTPIKEGVYVTFFIEEIVRIYKVMPDGVWVFDAVVEDRFKEPEYMIKVRQISDIRKIQRRMFFRLPINLDIFVKLLSHQEDEVNGNPQNGFSEGKIVKALTKDISGGGVCFLTQEEFNIHDIILTKIPIEGEELVLKAQILRKERVDYHIYRFMYGSKFIEAKQNEIDKIVRFIFKEQQKMRQKGLL; from the coding sequence ATGCGCAAAATTTTTAAGGTAGGAGATAAGATTGAGATTGTTAGAATAGACAGGCGTACATGGGAAGAAAAGGGTGTGCAGTATGTTTCCAAAATTGCCGATATAAAAGATGAGTATTTTTATGTATTTACACCCATAAAAGAAGGTGTATATGTAACTTTCTTCATTGAGGAAATTGTGAGAATATATAAAGTAATGCCAGACGGTGTGTGGGTATTTGACGCAGTAGTTGAAGATAGATTCAAAGAGCCAGAGTATATGATAAAAGTTAGGCAGATATCTGACATTCGCAAAATTCAAAGACGTATGTTTTTCAGACTTCCTATAAATTTAGATATATTTGTAAAATTGTTAAGCCATCAAGAAGACGAGGTAAATGGAAATCCCCAAAATGGTTTTTCAGAGGGAAAAATAGTAAAGGCATTGACAAAGGACATCAGTGGTGGAGGTGTTTGTTTTTTAACTCAAGAAGAGTTTAATATACATGACATTATACTGACGAAAATTCCTATTGAAGGTGAAGAGCTTGTACTTAAGGCCCAAATTTTAAGGAAAGAAAGAGTAGACTATCATATTTATAGATTTATGTATGGTTCTAAATTCATAGAGGCCAAACAAAATGAGATAGACAAAATTGTCCGGTTTATATTCAAAGAGCAACAAAAAATGAGACAAAAAGGGCTTTTGTAA
- the fliM gene encoding flagellar motor switch protein FliM — protein sequence MGDILSQSEIDELLRSLTTGELSLEEIQKPKQERNIRVYDFKRPSKFAKDHLRTLQIIFENYSRIVTTFLSGYLRTVVQMDVISVEQLTYYEFSNSLSNPVVMGIVNFAPLKGSIVFEMSPEIAFAMIDRVLGGFGKGIDKIRTFTEIELALIERLLQQLINYFQEAWENIVDLHPKLEKIETNPQFTQIVSPNETVALVTIDMKVGEVEGMVNICLPHMVIEPIMPRLSTKYWFSTSAKETSEETKEYLQRKIEKTKVTIRAILGRTKITVREFLELQVGDVIRLDRRKNQEIEVFVGDKLKFYGVPGRKEGRVAIKVTRVEKEDESR from the coding sequence ATGGGTGATATACTTTCGCAAAGTGAAATAGATGAACTTTTGCGTTCACTTACCACTGGTGAGCTTTCGCTTGAAGAGATACAAAAACCAAAACAAGAGAGAAATATCAGGGTATACGATTTTAAAAGACCCAGCAAGTTTGCAAAAGACCATTTGCGAACACTTCAAATAATCTTTGAGAATTATTCAAGAATAGTCACCACCTTTTTATCTGGATACTTAAGGACAGTTGTCCAGATGGATGTAATTTCTGTTGAGCAGCTGACTTATTACGAGTTTAGCAATTCGCTTTCCAACCCGGTTGTTATGGGGATTGTCAACTTTGCACCACTTAAGGGTAGTATTGTGTTTGAAATGTCTCCAGAAATAGCATTTGCAATGATAGATAGAGTGCTTGGCGGATTTGGGAAAGGTATTGACAAGATAAGAACGTTTACAGAGATTGAACTTGCTCTAATTGAGAGACTTTTGCAGCAGCTTATAAACTATTTCCAAGAAGCATGGGAGAATATCGTAGATTTGCACCCAAAACTTGAAAAAATTGAGACAAATCCTCAGTTTACACAAATTGTCTCACCAAATGAAACTGTTGCGCTTGTGACAATTGATATGAAGGTTGGAGAGGTAGAGGGAATGGTGAATATCTGCCTTCCACACATGGTGATAGAGCCTATTATGCCAAGGCTAAGCACAAAATACTGGTTTTCAACATCTGCAAAGGAGACATCAGAAGAGACAAAAGAGTACTTGCAAAGAAAGATTGAAAAAACAAAGGTTACAATCAGGGCAATTTTGGGAAGGACAAAGATTACAGTGAGAGAATTTTTAGAGCTTCAAGTAGGTGATGTAATTAGGCTCGATAGAAGAAAAAATCAGGAGATTGAGGTATTTGTTGGAGATAAATTAAAATTCTATGGTGTGCCTGGTCGCAAAGAAGGAAGAGTTGCGATCAAAGTCACAAGGGTAGAAAAGGAGGATGAAAGCAGATGA
- the fliR gene encoding flagellar biosynthetic protein FliR, which produces MEGIFGYFLNGSYIFFLVLARMSGIFIASPIFGRRNIPAYFKIGLAFFLSIIVVLLYHFEYTVPQNLLEFIFVVTKEFIVGIIIGFISYMIFSTILLAGQIIDNAIGFGIANVIDPMSEIQVPLLGNFLYLYMLVIFFATDAHHTLIRAVVYSYKVVPLGYSNILPKLSQKFITFFIELFVIGIEISLPILMSMLIVDIILGILSRAVPQMNVFMVGIPIKIAIGFVVLVIVLPIMNKMIFVLLDKLSYYTFDALRGGFK; this is translated from the coding sequence ATGGAAGGAATTTTTGGCTATTTTTTAAATGGTTCATACATATTTTTTTTAGTATTAGCAAGGATGAGTGGAATTTTCATTGCATCGCCTATATTTGGTAGGAGAAACATTCCTGCATATTTTAAGATAGGTTTAGCATTTTTCTTAAGCATTATTGTAGTGCTTCTGTACCATTTTGAATATACTGTACCCCAAAACCTTTTAGAATTTATTTTTGTGGTAACAAAGGAGTTTATTGTAGGGATTATAATAGGTTTTATATCGTATATGATATTTTCTACAATCCTTCTTGCAGGTCAGATTATTGACAATGCAATAGGTTTTGGTATAGCAAATGTAATTGATCCAATGAGTGAGATTCAGGTGCCTCTTTTAGGGAATTTTCTGTATTTGTACATGCTTGTGATATTCTTTGCAACAGATGCTCACCACACGTTGATAAGGGCAGTTGTATATAGTTATAAAGTAGTGCCATTAGGATATTCAAATATTTTACCTAAACTATCACAAAAGTTTATAACATTTTTCATAGAGCTTTTTGTAATTGGGATAGAGATAAGCTTGCCAATTTTGATGAGTATGCTAATAGTTGACATAATACTTGGAATATTGTCGAGAGCAGTGCCTCAGATGAATGTATTTATGGTGGGGATACCTATTAAAATTGCAATTGGGTTTGTAGTACTTGTTATAGTCCTTCCTATTATGAACAAGATGATATTTGTCTTGCTTGATAAACTGAGTTATTATACCTTTGATGCCTTGAGAGGGGGCTTTAAGTGA
- the fliY gene encoding flagellar motor switch phosphatase FliY: MSDLLSQDEIDALLRGMSESSLHEAISDQDKDVLGEIGNISMGTAATTLSILLNQKVSITTPIVSVLKWDELPKEFPVPYVAIKVVYKEGLDGVNLLVLKKEDVEIIADLMMGGSGSIEFSEELSELQLSAIQEAMNQMVGSASTSLSSMLNLKIDISPPEAFVIDFAQNAEEMIPELKSADEIVKVAFRMTIGDLIDSQIMQLIPVDFAKQLVNAMLNSTLSTSSVQEKSELKTSTQESTKTIEKTVKSEQSKKQQTGASLQSFQPKKEEKSERVYNVSPVQFESFDEEEERRYPENIELILDVPLEITVELGRTQKLVREILEFSTGSIIELDKLAGEPVDILVNGKVIAKGEVVVIDESFGVRITDIVNPSNRL, encoded by the coding sequence ATGAGCGATTTGCTATCGCAAGATGAAATAGACGCTCTTTTGCGGGGAATGAGCGAATCATCATTGCATGAGGCTATTTCTGACCAGGACAAAGATGTGCTGGGTGAGATAGGAAACATTTCAATGGGCACGGCTGCTACTACTTTGAGTATTCTTTTAAATCAAAAGGTGAGTATAACAACACCTATAGTTAGTGTTTTGAAATGGGATGAGCTTCCTAAAGAATTTCCTGTACCGTATGTCGCTATAAAGGTTGTGTACAAAGAAGGACTTGATGGGGTTAACCTGCTTGTTTTAAAGAAGGAAGATGTTGAGATAATAGCTGACCTTATGATGGGCGGCAGTGGGAGTATTGAATTTTCAGAAGAGCTTTCTGAGCTTCAACTTTCTGCAATACAAGAAGCAATGAACCAGATGGTAGGTTCTGCCTCAACATCGCTTTCCTCCATGTTGAATCTAAAGATTGATATAAGTCCACCAGAGGCGTTTGTAATAGACTTTGCACAGAACGCTGAGGAGATGATTCCTGAGCTAAAAAGTGCTGATGAAATAGTCAAAGTTGCATTTAGAATGACAATTGGAGATTTGATTGACAGTCAGATAATGCAGTTAATTCCTGTTGACTTTGCAAAGCAGCTTGTAAATGCAATGTTAAATAGCACACTTAGCACATCTTCTGTGCAGGAGAAGAGTGAGCTAAAAACATCTACGCAAGAATCTACAAAGACCATTGAGAAAACTGTAAAAAGTGAGCAGTCTAAAAAACAGCAAACAGGGGCTTCTTTACAAAGTTTTCAGCCAAAAAAAGAGGAGAAAAGCGAAAGAGTATACAATGTGTCACCTGTTCAATTTGAGAGCTTTGATGAGGAAGAAGAGAGAAGGTACCCAGAGAATATTGAGCTAATTTTAGATGTTCCGCTTGAGATTACTGTTGAGCTTGGTAGAACACAAAAGCTTGTAAGAGAAATTTTGGAGTTTTCAACAGGGTCTATTATTGAGCTTGATAAACTTGCTGGCGAGCCAGTTGATATTCTTGTAAATGGTAAGGTGATTGCTAAAGGTGAAGTTGTTGTCATTGATGAGAGTTTTGGTGTTCGCATAACTGATATTGTCAACCCGTCAAATAGATTATAA
- a CDS encoding flagellar basal body-associated FliL family protein, which yields MKGEKLNSIILILLVVLLLMMIGMGIGFLSVMKNLSPTSTTGKAAATVEKKPEKTYTYDVNDGKAIMSNLQDTQNNAGRIIRVTVQIEVTDKKLPEEMKNKNIVISDIIDSVLRSKTADELLEPEGKEKVRKEIKERLNEIFNNKVYNVNFGEFIIQ from the coding sequence ATGAAAGGCGAAAAGTTAAACTCTATAATTCTAATCTTGCTTGTTGTTCTACTTCTCATGATGATTGGAATGGGTATTGGTTTTTTGAGTGTTATGAAAAACTTATCACCAACATCAACCACAGGAAAGGCTGCAGCTACAGTTGAGAAGAAACCTGAGAAAACGTATACATATGATGTCAATGATGGAAAGGCAATAATGAGCAATCTCCAAGACACTCAAAACAATGCAGGAAGAATAATTAGAGTCACTGTTCAGATTGAGGTTACCGACAAAAAGCTTCCTGAAGAGATGAAGAATAAAAACATTGTTATTTCAGACATAATTGACAGCGTTTTAAGGAGTAAGACAGCTGATGAGCTATTAGAACCTGAGGGAAAAGAAAAGGTCAGGAAAGAGATAAAGGAAAGGTTAAATGAGATATTTAATAACAAAGTATATAATGTTAACTTCGGTGAGTTTATTATCCAGTAA
- the fliQ gene encoding flagellar biosynthesis protein FliQ, which yields MDIAVALEIARQAILTAFYIAGPILIVSMIVGIVISILQATTQINEQTLTFVPKLIAIAVSLLIFGHWMLTKAVEFTKYLLTNINQFVK from the coding sequence ATGGATATAGCGGTTGCTTTGGAGATTGCAAGGCAGGCTATTTTGACGGCATTTTACATTGCGGGACCAATTTTGATTGTGTCTATGATTGTTGGAATTGTTATATCAATTCTGCAGGCAACAACACAGATTAATGAGCAGACTCTTACTTTTGTTCCAAAACTTATTGCAATTGCTGTTTCGCTTTTAATATTCGGTCACTGGATGCTTACAAAGGCAGTAGAGTTCACAAAATATCTTTTGACCAATATAAACCAGTTTGTAAAGTAA